In Erigeron canadensis isolate Cc75 chromosome 8, C_canadensis_v1, whole genome shotgun sequence, the DNA window ttttttcctTAACCCAAATAGTCCTATATCTTCAGCTAATGACACCCTCTCCATTGTTGTCACTGATGTCATTGCTGTCATTAGAAACAAAAGTTGTCTCCTGGTTTTTTGATCATTGCATTGAACTGAAACATTTTGGGCAGGTTTTGGAGATTGTGGGTTGTACGATGAGACCGCGGTTACGTGACGCGTGGTTCGGTTTGAGATTGGGCTTAAGAGAAGATTTGAGCTTGTGCAAGACATAGTTTTTGTTTGTTGTATAGGAtgtgtttttcttgtttttttttggcAATGAAGTTTGATGATCAATGTCTAGTGGTTGGTTGGAATTTTTAGTGGCCAAATAAGATAGTTGATCAGATGAGATAATTGGGTAGTTTACAGTATTGCCCTTCGTATATTGGTAGTAGACGTGGCACCATGTTATTGTTTCAATAttcccactttttttttttttttcttattatttagtTTCTAGTCATGGGCTCATGGCATGGTGTTTTTATTATAGACAAATACTCGtatgtaaaataaaatcaagTAATAGCCCAGTTTGTCTCAAGTGATAGCTCGGTCCATCCCGGTCAAGCCTTCTGGGCCGTACATGcctacaacttttttttatttgttgttgaaagtttgggttgggttaacAATCTTAGGACCATGTGCATCTCTACTAGAATGTATGAATGTGTTTACATTATTTAgcatccaaagatgatttatagGACTAAAATGAATATGGCACCTATTAATGTTATGCACATTTATTCTCTCATACCTTAAAAAGGTTATGTTTTACAAGTCTGCTATTCTTATAATGAGGACAGCAATatactttgattaatatatatataaatcagtagTAACCAGGGTAATCTGATTGTTAACTAAAAGTAGTGTGATAATGAAGAACAGAAGAGGTCGGTTCATATGAGTTGCTGTTCTGTTTTAATAACAGATTTCAGCATCTTGCAGAAAGTTACTGTGAAAACTGAAGACTGAAGAGAGGCATGTGTGTTACTAATTGTGAATTAAGCTAAGCTAGTCTTATGAATCAAGTTAACCTTAACACTAACAGTAGTTATTATATGGGAATGACTTGCTGCCTTACTGGACGAGAGAGTTATAGCGCAACTGGATCATGTATATGGTCAACGACTTGTTACTGTGGTATTGTAGAACAGTAAAATGATACTTCTCACACAGATAATGTAATTATTGTCGTTTTATATTCACGTTCTTTGTTCGCTGTGGCTTAACTAGTAGGATTATTGGTTTCCTAGATAATCTTTTTGACCATTTTGACAGGTGTCTAGAGGTGGTAACTTGGGTGGAGCATGCAGGTTGAGTAATAAGCCATAATGGATACTTTTGGTGTTTTTGATTAGGACCGGTTGACCCAAAATACTTTTCATTCAAAActtaatatgttatataatCTAATTTCATTTAAAGAATCATCCTGTCAAAATTACAATTGAGTTGTTTGCTTTATGGCTAATTTTGAGAACTTGATCATTTTCACCTGTTAGAGATAACTATAACCAAAATATAACCATTCTTAACTAAATTCGTCGAAATTTCCACCTCTAATCGATGTTTAAGCTCCAAACAGTCATCCTAATATAGTCTAAACTACTACCAATCAAAATTGCCTATGTTTATACTTGAATTTTATCCTTTAATGCCTGGCCTATAGCCAACATAGTGTTTTGAAACAATgccaaaagaaacaaaagtcCAAAAGAAACAACTAGCTGATTATAATAAACTGATTATAATAAACAACTAGCTGATTATATTCACCCTCTACTAGGCACTCTATGTTGATGCAACCAAAGTCTCATTATCCTTTATTTTCTATATAAGTGGGAAATTGATTTCTAAAGCTACAAACAACATCATACATAAAAATATCCAGACCCATAACTTAGAAAGGCAACAATGTGTTTCAAGGTGGAGTGCAAGAAATGTGGGAACTATGGTTGGTCAGGATGCGGGGAACATCTAAAAATGGTCTACGCGAGCATAGAAAAGGGTAAACATTGTATGTGTCGTTCATGGCCCGGAGTGGTCATTCCTTCAACTAATAAGGAATCTACTTCCACCACCACATCCACCACCACGGTCGCCACTACTACAAGTAACTGTTGTTTTTTAGCTATTACTATGACTGTTAACACAATTAGTCTAAAGACAAAGTTACTATATGTAGCTAGCGGGGTCAGCTGACCTTGCtggaaatattatatttttgaacTTTAAACGTTCATTCTTTTTGCAATCTATTGGAAAGTAGTTTTATTCCTTTTTAATGTTtcaaattaacatatttgaatttctaAATTGGCAGGCTAATTAGTTGATGGTTATGGAATCTTTGGATGGTCAGCAGCAGGTGGTATGTTGGAAGTTTATGGTActtttatgaataataatgaaaGAATAATGGAGTGTTGGATACCATCGTATCCTTTCCACAAAATTATTGTTGATTAAAGTAGTTTGGATTTCAATTAGTGGGCAATAGTTAATTGAAAAGGTCACAACTGAATGATGTTTTTTTGTTGTCTTGAGAATTAAATATTTGTATTGTGCAGTGTGTCCTTTaattttataagtattttaatcTTACTTTTGTGTCAAAAAGCATGGTGTTTGAGCCTTTTTTGGCTTTACTTTGTCCTGATTTTATGTTATTGTCTTCATGATCCAGCCTTGATTTGTTGATTGATGTTATCATTAACTTATAAAACAGTatccaaaaagaataaataatcTTTGTAGTCCTTTGAATAATAGGAACACGTATCTAAAAAGTATAATCCTAGCAACGGTTTTCTTTCctttaaaacatttttcttaCTAGAGttgatagatatataattatttttttaaaggtgagaTGATATATAATCTAATTTACATGTAtaagggttgggtattgtaaagcaggaattaaagtaaaacaaataatacaagatcttgacccttatatcattgttaaattgatgcacgatgattttcatgatgcacggtgatcttcagtgacgaaaaacctattgtttaatttgttttactttaatacttgttttattttacctaaaacttatatatatatataatctacaacaacaactgtaccTAATCCCTGAACGGGGTATGGGGGAgatgagctgtagacagtcttacctctaccaaaagatagagagactgcttccataaggacctccggccaggACGATGTAAAAGCCGTAAAAGggtaaagtgtttatacctGTCTGTCGAGACCATGATAAGACGATATATAATCTAATTTACCTAAAACATGAACCTAATAATTTAAATGTATAATATCGAACACATATTAAGTCTTTTTTTTATCATGACCAAATTGAACCCGGCGAACAAATATAGGTTCgattaaaatttctttttcgAAATACCAAAAGCAAACAAgacataattatgaaaataattagTATTTTAATATGACAATATACATCTTTGTCTCTTGAaagatttcttttaaaaatgtCACCTATTAAATTAGGTTTATGAATATaaacagttttctagtttttggTAAAATCTGAAATAGTTTCTTTATCTTAGATAGGGGTGATTTTTGTCTACATCTCGATCAATCACCGTTTTAAACCGTGAAAAACAATATTGAGAGTTAAAACCCGTGGTTTCTGGACATTGggtattacttttattttacttttaaatcatTTCTTCTTTAAAAGcaagtttattttaataaacaagAATACACATCATAACAAGAGAAGTTGGTACAAATAATTACAATAGTATGTGGCTAAACCCAAAAAGTGATCCAATCTTCCCATTGTAGATTTTTCCTTTTGTTCTTTGAAGTGAACCATAAGTAACCAAGTGCCTTGATTTCTTGTAATAATTTGGAAACCACCACTTTTGATTCCTACTTTTTTCTTGAACCTGTTTTGTAATTTCAAAATTCTTGAATTATTAGCACACAAGATTTGTGTATTTTCATAATTTGTTCTTGCATCACTAGCAAAGAATAATTGTATTGtagtttcttgtttttttttaaactagtCTGCATtagcgttgtacccgcgcgatgcagcgggctataagaaaaaaacgccggtgatttgatggtggtttgtggggcggcggcaatgaaaaagaaaaaaaaaataagccgacggtagtggatggtggtttgatggtggtttctggggcggtggtggatggtgtttatgggggatagagtacatagaaggtggattgcggcggtggatggtggtatttggggcggtggtggatggtgtttatggggggagaaaatcagagaaggggggagagagagaaaatcggaaatcggatgaacgtatgtgtgtgtaatgagcgtgatggagaaaaaatagggtagtgtaaattaggaggacataaaagacattttaaagataGAGGTGTTAAAAAGGGGTGGGGTAGTTTACTTATTAATAGAGTATAGATGAGGACGAGACCATGAATTGGTCTTAAACTATATGACACAAAATTGCCTTCAAAgagaaaaattttataatataaaaaatgtttaaaaatagaTGTGTCATCATATTTCTGTTAATACCTTCTCTGCGTCAACTACTGACTATAGTATAGTAGTATCTCTTGTTATCTTTtccttttataattttgttttaatgaaTGCATGACGTTTAGGTGGATGTGAATTTTAAATGATTGGGATAAAAACTTACCATATTAACAAAATAGGATTGATGTGGTTGTTAACAAATAGTATTATGCAAAAATCGATGTTTTTGGACTCTTCCTTTACGAGAATTATATACtattgttcaatatatataaaatctaatAAGAAACAAAGCTGGTCATATTAAAAACCAATGTTGTTTTTaaccgaaaacaaaaaaataaaattataccaCTCGTATTATTAATAGAGTTAATATCCAGGGATCACTCGTTGAACATTTCATCCGATAAGTGAGGATTCGATTCTCATTAATCCCAAGAATGATAAATAAGCCGATGTTTATAAAACCTTGAAGGTAATTGTATTTGATTGTTAATTGATATAGATTACAATAGACTATATTTATAAAGTAGCCTAGACTAATACATAAAACGTAATATAAAGAATTCTAgatatatgaaaactaaaatatGTCTAAATAAAGTTAATAGCAGGTCTAATTTCGTGATAAAAGTGTTCTGTCTCCAAACATAATTGCCTGGGAGATGGACTTTTGGAGGTTCTACGCCTACTCGATGAGTATTTAACGTGACTcggttaaaagttaaaacaatcGATTCTTTTGGTCTGAGTAGACATTTAGTGAGGGACCAGATgcggtaccagaaaaaaatcttatagggggcaaaattaaaaaatccatgaaatataaatataaaagggatcaaaatgttaaaaacctataagaaattttttaaaatcgataaaaaatttaaaaatacatgacaaaatctaaattttgagggggACAATTGACCCTTTGccccatgtggtaccgcccATGTTAGGGACGGACATTTGCTATTCTACTCGTTCAAAACAAATTTACTTAGAATGGAAACAAAAGAATAGTACCTCTAAACAGTACCAAGATGAAAGATTGAAAAGGGAGCAATAAATATGAGGAATGAGAGGTAGATTTGGGGTAATTAAGTAAGACAAGATTACCCCCActacattaaatgtttttgttcTTAAACTTCAGACCTGACACGTTTACATATCATCAATCAAATTTCAAAATGTTTTGCCCaaaatttcaaatcaaatctttgCCTTTCAAAAAGCGACTGTGGAAGATATTTTCGAACTGAATTATAGTACTAAAGCTTTCTTTGTTTACTTTTGATAGTCAAATTATATCTATTTCATCTTGGTTCATTGAGAGAGGTAACAAAATGGCGGTATTATATATGCATTGGTTAATAATAATGCATTACCATGTTAAGTAAACAACATATACTCgtactaattaattaagattcAAGATATGTACCACGCTGTTGTTGTGGGCTCGTCCTCAACTCGTAATAGAAGAAGCCATTAGCACCAACTTGTCTTTCGTAGCATTTGGCTTATAATgtaaatcaaaataattaatgaacATGCAATGTCAATATGGCACGAGACTAATGGTGGTTTTCCATTTTTCCATAATCGCACGCTAGTAGTTACAAAATTCTCAATTGTAACTTCAGACCCTAAAATATAACAACAATATCATCTAATGTCGAAAAGGTGAAATATAAACAGTTGTACCTCTAATGTgagattgttttttaaaatatacatacGCCTAAAAGTGGATATATCACACATATAACATGAATGTACGTTATAGTGAATTCAATAATGCTTCTgcttaattttgatttttttagagtatcacaaactttttttttttaacaaccaaATTCAATTTACATGATGATACCTTATACAAGCTTATTTAAAGGTATACGTATAATAAAGACATACGTATAATCGTCCCTTATGTTCATTAATTACAAAAGTAAAAGGGAgtaaattaagttaaataaaaagttagcaaaaaggatatttatttataagccAATCTAGTAAAAAACAACCCTTATTTTTGAGAACAAAAAGCCTGTA includes these proteins:
- the LOC122579098 gene encoding uncharacterized protein LOC122579098; protein product: MSCTSSNLLLSPISNRTTRHVTAVSSYNPQSPKPAQNVSVQCNDQKTRRQLLFLMTAMTSVTTMERVSLAEDIGLFGLRKKIKKVEEEAEEIVKEGIETAEKGIEAAERGIEGAEKEIESDIDTGFGGGLGQAGVVLGAEAVAVFVASSVVNGILGPESN